The following coding sequences are from one Limnobacter sp. SAORIC-580 window:
- a CDS encoding response regulator, whose product MIKVLLADDHALLRGSLKQLLDDTGFVQVVAQAGEYSEIMKAMTCHTIDLAILDISMPGKNGVDIVKILKDKYPALKILMLSMHPEDQYAVRCLKAGASGYLTKNTAPEKLVDAIQVIAAGRKYITPELAESLASHLTEDSEKPLHATLSDREFQTIRMIAAGKKLSEIADELSLSPKTVSVYRARILEKMRMKTNGELTRYALENGLI is encoded by the coding sequence ATGATTAAGGTGCTGCTGGCAGATGACCATGCATTGCTTCGGGGAAGCCTGAAGCAGTTACTGGATGACACGGGATTTGTGCAGGTGGTGGCCCAGGCGGGCGAATATTCGGAAATCATGAAAGCCATGACATGCCACACGATTGACCTGGCGATTCTGGATATTTCAATGCCCGGCAAAAACGGGGTGGACATTGTCAAAATTCTGAAAGACAAATACCCTGCCCTGAAAATCCTGATGTTGTCGATGCACCCGGAAGACCAGTATGCGGTGCGTTGTTTGAAGGCTGGCGCCTCGGGTTATCTGACAAAAAATACGGCGCCTGAAAAACTGGTAGATGCGATTCAGGTGATTGCAGCGGGTCGCAAATACATTACGCCTGAGCTGGCAGAATCGCTGGCCAGCCACCTGACCGAAGACTCGGAGAAACCGCTGCACGCGACGCTGAGTGACCGTGAATTTCAAACCATTCGCATGATTGCTGCAGGAAAGAAACTGAGCGAAATTGCGGATGAACTGTCGCTGAGCCCGAAGACTGTGAGCGTTTACCGGGCACGGATTCTTGAAAAAATGCGCATGAAAACCAATGGTGAACTGACGCGCTATGCGTTGGAGAACGGGCTGATCTAA
- a CDS encoding hybrid sensor histidine kinase/response regulator, with protein MSESKGLPPSLLDISNFSDGGLKVLVVEDNDSDFELMCYRLKQGGLKYMATRVDRIEDLRKRLEHEEWQVVISDHNLPGFGSEEALRVVRDSGLDIPFIIVSGSIGEHVAVEAMRAGADDYLMKDKMARLVPAIERSLRAANERRSLAAAELAQRESERRFAAIAENIPGIIFQMQSGPSIQRPTVPFVSEGVVRLFGVPPRLFLENPHYFFEQFEPDDAATLFELLMDPPKPGVPVSWEGRIKNYGKRESRWVYMNAVAKPRGNMFVWDGVLLDISDRKQAEERLLNAQTELRLVTTEFEKRREQERGAIAREIHDDMGGSLTKLKADVAWLNKNMPADSAVQEKLDDMLELIEHLLASSQRIAKDLRPGILDYGLIPALEWQMNDFQKRTQIEGVFQCNVDELDLDGEQSTALFRILQEALTNIVKHAQATRVDVELFVTESELTLEIRDNGRGIENTDKLKETSFGLRGMQERVAAFEGWVDVSGSLGSGTTVMVSIPRSIQTGEAGND; from the coding sequence ATGAGTGAATCCAAAGGACTACCCCCGTCATTGCTGGACATCAGTAACTTTTCAGATGGTGGATTGAAAGTTCTGGTGGTGGAAGACAATGATTCGGACTTCGAGCTAATGTGTTACCGCTTGAAACAAGGCGGTTTGAAGTACATGGCAACGCGGGTAGACCGCATCGAAGACCTGCGAAAACGTCTGGAACACGAAGAATGGCAAGTGGTGATTTCTGACCACAATTTGCCTGGTTTTGGTTCAGAGGAAGCCCTGCGCGTGGTGCGCGACTCCGGGCTGGATATCCCTTTCATTATCGTGTCGGGCAGCATTGGTGAACATGTGGCTGTAGAGGCCATGCGTGCCGGTGCCGACGATTATTTGATGAAAGACAAAATGGCACGTTTGGTGCCTGCGATTGAGCGCTCACTGCGCGCCGCAAATGAACGGCGCAGCCTGGCTGCTGCCGAGCTTGCGCAGCGGGAGTCCGAGCGGCGATTTGCCGCCATCGCCGAAAATATTCCTGGCATTATTTTTCAGATGCAATCAGGCCCCTCGATACAGCGGCCTACTGTGCCGTTCGTCAGCGAGGGCGTGGTACGTCTGTTTGGCGTGCCACCCAGGCTGTTTCTTGAGAATCCGCATTATTTCTTTGAGCAGTTTGAACCCGACGATGCTGCGACCCTTTTTGAGCTACTGATGGACCCACCCAAACCAGGTGTGCCTGTGAGCTGGGAGGGTCGAATCAAAAATTACGGCAAACGCGAATCGCGTTGGGTTTACATGAATGCAGTGGCCAAACCACGTGGAAACATGTTTGTTTGGGACGGCGTGTTACTCGATATTTCTGATCGCAAACAGGCCGAAGAACGCTTGCTGAATGCACAAACCGAGTTGCGCCTGGTGACCACCGAGTTTGAGAAACGGCGTGAACAGGAACGCGGGGCAATAGCCCGTGAAATTCACGATGACATGGGTGGATCGCTGACCAAGCTGAAAGCGGATGTGGCCTGGCTGAACAAAAACATGCCCGCTGATTCTGCGGTGCAGGAAAAGCTGGATGACATGCTGGAATTGATTGAACATTTGCTGGCCAGCAGCCAGCGGATTGCCAAGGATTTGCGCCCCGGCATTCTGGACTATGGCTTGATTCCTGCCCTGGAGTGGCAGATGAACGACTTTCAGAAACGCACCCAGATTGAGGGCGTTTTCCAGTGCAATGTCGATGAACTGGATCTCGATGGCGAACAAAGCACGGCCTTGTTCAGGATTTTGCAGGAAGCACTGACAAACATCGTGAAACACGCGCAAGCCACACGGGTAGACGTCGAACTGTTTGTAACAGAAAGTGAATTAACACTGGAGATTCGTGACAATGGTCGCGGAATCGAGAATACTGATAAATTAAAAGAAACATCGTTCGGCCTTCGTGGCATGCAAGAACGGGTTGCAGCCTTCGAGGGTTGGGTCGATGTCAGCGGATCCTTGGGATCCGGGACAACGGTCATGGTGTCCATACCAAGAAGCATTCAGACAGGTGAGGCGGGAAATGATTAA
- a CDS encoding CheR family methyltransferase, whose protein sequence is MNRPPVKFEFSKAQYANDAVAGAKQAAAAVNRSLLSDDNADREFEFNDKDFARVRALILKIAGISLAPSKQSMVYSRLARRLRACNHSRFSTYLDALESNSSNPEWEHFTNSLTTNLTSFYREAHHFDILKKQLQSLSRNARIEMWCSAASTGEEPYTMAITAMEAFNSMNPPVRILATDIDTKVLDHAKKGVYRMDQVDKIPDEILRKYFLKGKGESEGLIRVRPEVQALLTFRKLNLMENVWSLRPGFDAIFCRNVMIYFEKDVQLQILKRFAPLMNPNGLLYAGHSENFAMARDYFTLRGKTVYTVNTDKAAKTGTGGEGQARQVTA, encoded by the coding sequence ATGAACCGACCCCCCGTGAAATTTGAATTCTCCAAAGCACAATATGCCAATGATGCCGTAGCCGGTGCCAAACAGGCTGCCGCAGCGGTCAATCGCAGTTTGTTAAGCGATGACAATGCAGACCGGGAGTTTGAATTCAATGACAAGGACTTTGCCCGTGTACGCGCGCTCATCCTTAAAATTGCAGGTATTTCACTGGCACCCAGCAAGCAAAGCATGGTGTACAGCCGATTGGCCCGCCGCTTGCGCGCATGCAACCACAGCCGCTTTTCTACCTATCTGGATGCGCTGGAGTCCAACTCAAGCAACCCGGAATGGGAGCACTTCACCAATTCGCTGACCACCAACCTCACTTCTTTTTACCGTGAGGCACATCATTTCGATATTCTGAAAAAGCAGTTGCAATCACTTTCGCGCAACGCACGAATCGAGATGTGGTGCAGTGCAGCTTCCACCGGCGAAGAGCCGTACACCATGGCCATTACCGCCATGGAGGCCTTCAACAGCATGAATCCGCCCGTGCGCATTCTGGCCACCGACATTGACACCAAGGTGTTGGACCATGCCAAAAAAGGGGTGTACCGCATGGACCAGGTCGACAAAATTCCCGATGAAATACTGCGCAAGTATTTTTTGAAGGGAAAAGGCGAAAGCGAAGGCTTGATCCGCGTACGCCCCGAGGTGCAAGCATTGTTGACATTCCGAAAGCTGAACCTGATGGAGAATGTGTGGTCCCTGCGCCCCGGCTTTGATGCCATTTTCTGTCGGAACGTGATGATCTATTTCGAGAAAGATGTGCAGCTGCAAATTCTCAAGCGGTTTGCCCCCCTGATGAATCCAAATGGTTTGTTGTACGCAGGCCATTCCGAGAATTTCGCCATGGCGCGAGACTATTTCACCTTGCGTGGTAAAACCGTGTATACCGTCAACACCGACAAGGCCGCGAAAACCGGCACTGGTGGTGAAGGTCAGGCGCGTCAGGTTACTGCATGA
- a CDS encoding chemoreceptor glutamine deamidase CheD (catalyzes the conversion of glutamine residues to glutamate on methyl-accepting chemotaxis receptors), with the protein MSTGLLTSPAAAHCATLPVKKIIMPGDYFVSWAPAEISTLLGSCVSACVWDSHRKIGGLNHFMLPDSPSEARSLGDKTKSLRYGLYAMECLVNDLLTMGAKREHLSAKVFGGANITGALNTQHVGRRNAEFVIDFLQKDKIKVVASDLGGPHSRRIRFNTQTSAVRVERVASANSAALQQEKRYSEKINKDPVNGDIVFF; encoded by the coding sequence ATGAGCACAGGGCTTCTCACCTCTCCTGCTGCTGCGCACTGCGCAACGTTGCCGGTGAAGAAAATCATCATGCCCGGCGATTATTTTGTATCGTGGGCACCTGCTGAAATTTCCACCCTGCTTGGCTCGTGTGTGTCCGCATGTGTGTGGGACAGCCATCGAAAAATTGGGGGGCTGAATCACTTCATGTTGCCCGATTCGCCCTCTGAGGCCCGCAGCCTTGGCGACAAAACCAAGTCTTTGCGCTACGGCTTGTACGCCATGGAATGCCTGGTCAACGACTTGTTGACCATGGGCGCGAAGCGAGAACACCTCAGCGCCAAAGTATTTGGCGGTGCCAATATTACTGGTGCCTTGAATACCCAGCACGTGGGTCGCAGAAATGCAGAATTTGTGATCGACTTTCTACAGAAAGACAAAATCAAAGTAGTGGCATCCGATTTGGGTGGGCCACACAGCCGTCGCATTCGTTTCAATACCCAAACCAGTGCCGTGCGTGTTGAGCGAGTGGCCAGTGCCAATTCAGCCGCCTTGCAACAGGAAAAACGCTACAGCGAAAAGATCAACAAAGACCCCGTCAATGGCGACATTGTGTTTTTCTAA
- a CDS encoding protein-glutamate methylesterase/protein-glutamine glutaminase: protein MNKIKVLVVDDSALIRNLMSKIINSQRDMETVATAPDPFIARDQIKKFNPDVITLDIEMPKMDGIEFLEKIMRLRPTPVLMVSTLTERGTDVTFRALELGAVDFVTKPKLDISQGMIDYANEITDKIRAAYAARFRLNRLPPKPAAQAPAAQTDPVTGMVVPAEVAKPAPTNNALGNRFAATEKLVLIGSSTGGTEAIRVILEQLPKDSPAILITQHMPAGFTKSFADRLNQVCNITVKEAVHGERVLPGHAYIAPGDKHLLLGRSGANYICQLSDSEPVNRHRPSVEVLFKSGQEVSPRNIVGIMLTGMGKDGAQAMADMKKAGSYNICQDEASSVVFGMPREAIALGAADEVVPLNLIAKRLLDYLSKIGGRSAVRI from the coding sequence ATGAACAAAATCAAAGTGTTGGTGGTAGACGATTCGGCCTTGATCCGAAACTTGATGAGCAAGATCATCAATTCGCAGCGCGACATGGAAACTGTGGCCACGGCACCCGATCCATTCATTGCCAGAGATCAAATCAAGAAATTCAATCCCGATGTGATTACACTGGATATAGAAATGCCCAAAATGGATGGCATTGAGTTTCTGGAAAAAATCATGCGTTTGCGGCCCACGCCGGTGTTGATGGTGTCTACATTGACTGAACGTGGAACCGACGTAACCTTTCGCGCCCTTGAACTTGGAGCAGTTGATTTCGTGACCAAACCGAAACTGGACATCAGCCAAGGCATGATCGACTATGCCAACGAAATTACCGACAAAATTCGTGCTGCCTACGCCGCCCGTTTTCGTCTAAACCGGCTGCCACCGAAACCTGCTGCGCAAGCGCCCGCAGCGCAAACTGACCCGGTCACCGGCATGGTGGTACCGGCAGAAGTGGCCAAGCCCGCGCCCACCAACAATGCACTGGGCAATCGCTTTGCAGCCACCGAGAAGCTTGTGTTGATTGGCTCATCTACAGGTGGTACCGAAGCGATTCGAGTCATTCTGGAGCAGCTGCCCAAAGACAGCCCCGCAATTCTGATTACTCAACACATGCCTGCTGGTTTTACCAAAAGCTTTGCAGACCGCTTAAACCAGGTGTGCAATATCACCGTGAAAGAAGCTGTGCACGGTGAGCGCGTATTGCCAGGCCATGCCTACATTGCGCCCGGTGACAAACACCTGTTGTTGGGGCGCAGTGGTGCCAACTACATTTGCCAGCTCTCTGATTCTGAGCCAGTCAACCGTCACCGTCCGTCGGTGGAAGTGTTGTTCAAGTCGGGCCAGGAAGTCTCGCCGCGCAATATCGTGGGCATCATGCTTACCGGGATGGGCAAAGACGGTGCACAAGCCATGGCTGACATGAAAAAAGCGGGTTCCTACAATATTTGCCAGGACGAGGCCAGCTCGGTGGTGTTCGGCATGCCGCGCGAAGCAATCGCCCTGGGCGCTGCCGATGAAGTGGTGCCGCTGAACCTGATTGCCAAGCGTTTGCTCGATTACCTCTCAAAAATTGGCGGGCGCTCAGCCGTTCGAATTTAA
- a CDS encoding putative bifunctional diguanylate cyclase/phosphodiesterase, with the protein MTIEQEAPRIIVVDDSDDDFLLIKRQLTKTWHTAIVRHAHSEETLRTTLDDIEPDLVICDYSMPQLTHERAIEMVQTLRPETPMILLSGLANDALGVQAMHEGVRDYVEKSKPERLIPAVRREIHTHRLRREKLLLEQAHRRAVYFDSATGFLNRQGLVKTLSGLSTNSGEDNDLCLLSVNVSRNQARRPEVDPRIRRNMLEKIVERIRDTFKQDIICRWSDNVLVVLTNKLDWSADQTLIADTLCEFEANLNRVFTVDNIAVRPNMRLGLARPGVHGQHAAELVTHAQSVAHVIESRGLELLNVLDAEIHDLAKRRKTIELGLAKGIESNELVLDFQPIEDLKTGRICGLEALVRWTHPELGRIMPSEFIGVAEDSGLIDALGDWVIESSSKKVLELHQQEHMLWCAVNCSAGQLLNPEFPAKAQQTIRNAGLDPKWIEFEVTESAAIDDMARTVDALNKLKAQGSQIAMDDFGTGYASLNYLRQLPVDVLKIDKSFVMDLLEDKNSHMIVKAVIDLAHALGLIVHAEGIETAAQRESLIQMGCDRLQGYWFSRPMDMDSLKNWLNKTTLD; encoded by the coding sequence ATGACGATAGAACAGGAAGCGCCCAGAATCATTGTTGTCGACGACAGCGACGACGATTTTCTATTGATCAAGCGGCAGCTGACCAAAACCTGGCACACAGCAATTGTCCGGCACGCCCACAGCGAGGAAACGCTCCGAACAACGCTGGACGACATCGAACCTGATTTGGTGATTTGCGACTATTCCATGCCGCAACTGACGCACGAGAGGGCCATTGAAATGGTTCAGACCCTGCGACCTGAAACACCCATGATTCTGCTCTCAGGACTGGCCAACGACGCTTTGGGCGTGCAGGCCATGCACGAAGGTGTGCGCGATTATGTGGAGAAGTCCAAACCCGAGCGCCTGATTCCTGCGGTACGCCGGGAAATACACACACACCGGCTTCGCCGTGAGAAACTGCTGCTTGAGCAAGCCCACAGGCGGGCGGTGTATTTTGATTCAGCCACCGGTTTTTTAAACCGCCAGGGTTTGGTGAAAACCTTGTCGGGCCTGAGCACAAATTCTGGCGAGGACAACGACCTGTGCCTGCTCAGCGTGAACGTGTCGAGGAACCAGGCACGCCGCCCGGAAGTGGACCCGCGCATTCGGCGCAACATGCTGGAAAAAATTGTGGAGCGAATTCGGGACACATTCAAACAGGACATTATTTGTCGCTGGTCTGACAATGTGCTGGTGGTGCTGACCAACAAGCTGGACTGGAGTGCAGACCAAACCTTGATTGCTGACACTCTGTGCGAGTTTGAAGCCAACCTGAACCGTGTATTCACAGTGGACAACATTGCGGTACGCCCCAATATGCGCCTGGGGTTGGCGCGCCCAGGTGTGCATGGCCAACATGCAGCAGAGTTGGTCACGCATGCACAGTCAGTGGCGCATGTGATCGAGTCGCGCGGCTTGGAATTGTTGAATGTTCTGGATGCGGAAATTCATGATCTCGCCAAACGCCGAAAAACCATTGAACTGGGCTTGGCCAAAGGCATTGAAAGCAACGAGCTGGTGCTTGACTTTCAGCCCATTGAAGACCTTAAAACGGGCCGCATTTGCGGTCTTGAGGCCCTGGTAAGGTGGACCCACCCCGAATTGGGCCGGATCATGCCCAGCGAGTTTATTGGCGTTGCCGAAGATTCGGGCTTGATTGATGCACTGGGTGACTGGGTGATTGAATCGAGCAGCAAAAAAGTGCTGGAGCTGCACCAGCAAGAGCACATGCTGTGGTGCGCGGTCAATTGCTCGGCTGGTCAGTTGTTGAATCCGGAGTTTCCGGCCAAGGCCCAGCAAACCATTCGAAATGCGGGGCTTGACCCGAAATGGATTGAGTTTGAAGTCACTGAATCTGCAGCGATTGATGACATGGCCCGCACGGTGGACGCACTGAACAAACTGAAAGCACAAGGCTCGCAAATTGCGATGGATGATTTTGGTACTGGCTATGCCTCGCTGAACTACCTGCGCCAACTACCCGTGGATGTATTGAAAATCGACAAAAGCTTCGTGATGGATTTGCTGGAGGACAAAAACAGTCACATGATTGTGAAAGCTGTAATTGACCTTGCACATGCATTGGGCCTGATTGTGCATGCCGAAGGCATTGAGACCGCAGCGCAGCGAGAAAGCTTGATCCAGATGGGATGCGACAGGCTGCAAGGCTATTGGTTTTCCCGCCCCATGGATATGGACAGCCTGAAAAACTGGCTGAATAAAACCACGCTTGACTAA
- the greB gene encoding transcription elongation factor GreB: MSKAFTKENDSEFEDDGPDAAPALPQGLKNYITPKGYRRLRDELTHLVKTERPEVVSVVSWAASNGDRSENGDYLYGKKRLREIDRRIRFLTKRTEIAEVVDPATQQELESIFFGATVTYINSKGEELTVKIVGVDEVDTAKGHISWISPVARALLKAKEGDVVQLMTPAGRDELEIVEVRYVID; the protein is encoded by the coding sequence ATGAGCAAGGCTTTCACGAAAGAAAACGATTCAGAATTCGAGGACGATGGCCCCGACGCGGCCCCAGCCTTACCTCAAGGCTTGAAAAATTACATCACACCCAAAGGCTACCGCCGCTTGCGCGACGAACTCACCCACCTTGTGAAAACCGAGAGGCCCGAGGTGGTGTCTGTGGTGTCTTGGGCAGCGTCCAATGGGGATCGCTCTGAAAATGGAGATTACCTGTACGGCAAAAAACGCCTGCGTGAAATTGATCGGCGCATTCGTTTTCTCACCAAGCGCACTGAAATTGCCGAGGTGGTAGATCCCGCCACGCAGCAAGAGCTTGAAAGCATTTTCTTCGGCGCTACAGTCACCTATATCAATTCAAAAGGTGAGGAACTGACCGTGAAAATAGTGGGGGTTGACGAAGTGGATACCGCCAAAGGGCACATCAGCTGGATTTCTCCGGTGGCCCGTGCTTTGTTGAAAGCAAAGGAGGGCGATGTTGTGCAATTGATGACACCGGCAGGGCGCGATGAGCTAGAGATTGTCGAAGTGCGGTATGTGATTGATTGA
- a CDS encoding RelA/SpoT family protein — translation MQARELQPEPNRPDVVSIAQLIGLASTYLPEAEIRRVREAYKFSDVAHLGQFRATGEPYVTHPIAVAELCASWRLDSQAIQAALLHDVMEDSGTTKEDLIERFGGSVADLVDGLSKLDKMEFSSREEAQAENFRKMLLAMARDLRVILVKLADRLHNMRTLDIMSPAKKRRIALETLEIYAPIAHRLGLNEIFRELQELSFQHAYPMRYEVLKKAVLAARGNRREVVGKILEAVEKCLSDANIECQVYGREKALYGIYRKMIEKRLSFSQVLDVYGFRVVVKDMPGCYMAMGMLHQLFKPVPGKFKDYIAIPKLNGYQSLHTTLLGPYGTPVEFQIRTEEMHQVAEKGVASHWLYKGEGEALNTIQTQTHRLLQSLLDIQNQTGDSAEFLEHIKVDLFPDAVYVFTPNGKIMSLPRGATVVDFAYAVHTDVGNHCVAARVNQVIEPLRTILKSGDVVEIITAPHSRPNPVWLGFVRSGKARSEIRHYLKSMNLEETVRLGSRLLEQALEADQIKLEHLTNEVWDRLQKDSQVSTRDELLADIGAGRRVAPVVARRVLIAMGRADARVDAPSGNVGEARAPIMIHGGEGMSVQRAPCCLPIPGDNIIGYVRKGSGLIIHTDECETARKQIRKEPERWTDVQWSPEITRPFDVNVDLQAVNEKGALATIAATLSDAGANITNLTMSDETAYRKLLHFTIQVTDRVHLARILMALRRLEYVERVTRVKGRAFAKVRLPVADTATH, via the coding sequence ATGCAAGCCAGAGAACTTCAACCTGAGCCAAACCGACCCGATGTGGTCTCTATCGCACAGCTTATCGGACTAGCCTCGACTTATCTGCCCGAGGCTGAGATTCGGCGCGTTCGCGAGGCTTACAAGTTTTCTGACGTTGCGCACCTGGGGCAGTTTCGCGCCACGGGTGAACCCTATGTAACTCACCCCATCGCGGTGGCTGAACTCTGCGCCAGCTGGCGCCTGGACAGCCAGGCCATTCAAGCCGCCCTGCTTCACGATGTGATGGAGGACTCGGGCACCACCAAAGAAGACCTGATTGAGCGCTTTGGTGGCTCGGTGGCCGATTTGGTCGACGGGCTTTCGAAGCTCGACAAAATGGAGTTTTCTTCCCGGGAAGAAGCCCAGGCTGAAAATTTCCGAAAAATGCTGCTGGCCATGGCCCGAGACCTGCGGGTTATTTTGGTGAAATTGGCTGACCGTTTGCACAATATGCGAACGCTCGACATTATGAGCCCCGCCAAAAAACGCCGCATTGCACTTGAAACCCTCGAAATTTACGCCCCCATTGCCCACCGACTGGGCTTGAATGAAATTTTCCGCGAACTACAAGAACTGAGCTTTCAGCATGCTTACCCCATGCGTTATGAAGTGCTGAAAAAAGCGGTGTTGGCAGCACGAGGCAACCGCCGTGAAGTGGTGGGCAAAATTCTGGAAGCTGTTGAAAAGTGCCTGAGCGACGCGAACATTGAATGCCAGGTGTATGGCCGGGAAAAGGCCTTGTACGGCATTTACCGCAAAATGATTGAAAAGCGCCTGAGCTTTTCTCAGGTGCTGGATGTGTATGGTTTCCGCGTGGTGGTGAAAGACATGCCTGGTTGTTACATGGCCATGGGTATGCTGCACCAGTTGTTCAAACCAGTTCCAGGCAAGTTCAAAGACTACATCGCCATTCCAAAACTGAACGGTTACCAAAGTCTGCACACCACCTTGCTGGGTCCGTACGGCACGCCAGTCGAGTTTCAAATTCGTACCGAAGAAATGCACCAGGTGGCCGAAAAAGGTGTGGCATCGCATTGGCTGTACAAAGGCGAAGGCGAAGCGCTGAACACCATTCAAACGCAAACCCACCGCCTGCTGCAAAGCCTGCTTGACATTCAAAACCAAACCGGCGACTCGGCCGAGTTTCTGGAACACATCAAGGTGGACCTGTTCCCGGATGCCGTGTACGTGTTCACCCCGAACGGCAAGATCATGAGCCTGCCCCGTGGCGCAACCGTAGTCGACTTTGCTTATGCAGTGCACACCGATGTGGGCAATCACTGTGTGGCTGCACGTGTGAATCAGGTGATTGAACCCCTGCGCACCATTTTGAAAAGTGGCGATGTGGTTGAAATTATTACTGCACCCCACAGCCGCCCCAATCCGGTTTGGCTTGGTTTTGTGCGCTCAGGAAAGGCACGCTCCGAGATTCGGCACTATTTGAAGTCCATGAATCTTGAGGAAACCGTGCGCTTGGGCAGCAGATTGCTGGAACAGGCGCTTGAAGCCGACCAGATCAAGCTTGAGCACCTCACCAACGAGGTGTGGGACCGTTTACAAAAAGACTCGCAAGTGAGCACCCGAGACGAATTGCTGGCCGACATTGGCGCAGGCCGCCGTGTGGCGCCAGTTGTGGCGCGCCGTGTACTGATCGCCATGGGCCGTGCTGATGCGAGGGTGGATGCACCTTCAGGCAACGTGGGTGAAGCCCGTGCGCCTATCATGATTCACGGTGGTGAAGGCATGTCGGTTCAACGCGCGCCCTGCTGCTTGCCAATTCCTGGCGACAATATTATTGGCTACGTGCGCAAGGGCTCAGGCTTGATCATTCACACCGACGAATGCGAAACAGCCCGCAAGCAGATTCGCAAGGAACCTGAGCGCTGGACCGATGTTCAGTGGTCGCCTGAAATTACCCGCCCCTTCGATGTGAATGTAGATTTGCAGGCGGTGAACGAGAAAGGCGCACTGGCCACGATTGCGGCCACTTTGTCAGATGCCGGAGCCAACATTACCAACCTGACGATGAGTGATGAAACGGCTTACCGCAAACTGTTGCATTTCACAATTCAGGTCACTGACCGAGTGCACTTGGCGCGCATTTTGATGGCGCTGCGCAGGCTTGAATACGTGGAGCGTGTAACCCGTGTGAAGGGCCGGGCTTTTGCGAAAGTGCGTTTGCCCGTGGCAGACACGGCGACACACTAA
- the minE gene encoding cell division topological specificity factor MinE, with protein sequence MSLLSMLFGEKKKSANVAKERLSLIIARERVDQDGPDFLPQMRDELMQVIAKYVKIDQQDVKFNLQKQGNMEMLEVNIVLPDQK encoded by the coding sequence ATGTCACTACTGAGCATGCTGTTTGGCGAAAAGAAAAAATCGGCCAATGTTGCAAAAGAACGACTGTCTTTGATCATTGCGCGCGAGCGTGTTGACCAGGACGGTCCCGACTTTTTGCCCCAAATGCGGGACGAATTGATGCAAGTCATTGCCAAATACGTCAAGATTGATCAACAAGACGTGAAGTTTAACCTTCAAAAACAAGGCAATATGGAGATGTTGGAAGTCAATATCGTCTTGCCGGACCAGAAGTAA
- the minD gene encoding septum site-determining protein MinD has product MSRVIVVTSGKGGVGKTTTSASFSAGLALRGFKTVVIDFDVGLRNLDLIMGCERRVVYDLVNVINGEASLQQTLIKDKHCPMLSILPASQTRDKDALTEEGVEKVIKDLIEMGFEYIVCDSPAGIERGAVMALTFADEAIVVTNPEVSSVRDSDRIIGILQAKSKRAKEGGEPVKEHLLITRYSAKRAADGEMLSYTDVADLLRVPLLGVIPESETVLQASNQGMPVIHAEENDAALAYQDCISRFLGETKPLRFVDYEKPSLLKRLFGG; this is encoded by the coding sequence GTGAGTCGAGTCATTGTTGTTACATCCGGTAAGGGTGGCGTTGGTAAAACTACCACCAGCGCAAGTTTTTCCGCAGGCCTGGCCTTGCGTGGTTTTAAAACAGTGGTGATCGACTTTGACGTGGGTTTGCGAAACCTGGACCTGATCATGGGTTGCGAGCGCCGGGTGGTTTATGACCTGGTCAACGTGATCAATGGCGAAGCCAGCCTGCAACAAACTTTGATCAAAGACAAACACTGCCCCATGCTGTCCATCCTTCCCGCCTCGCAAACACGCGACAAAGACGCCTTGACAGAAGAAGGCGTGGAGAAAGTGATCAAGGACCTGATCGAAATGGGTTTTGAATACATTGTGTGCGACAGCCCGGCTGGCATTGAACGTGGCGCGGTAATGGCTTTGACCTTTGCCGATGAAGCCATTGTGGTGACCAACCCGGAAGTGTCCTCGGTTCGCGATTCCGACCGGATCATTGGCATTTTGCAAGCCAAGAGCAAACGCGCCAAGGAAGGCGGTGAGCCGGTAAAAGAACACCTGCTGATTACGCGTTACTCGGCCAAGCGCGCCGCTGACGGCGAAATGTTGAGCTACACCGATGTAGCCGACCTGCTTCGCGTGCCTTTGCTGGGCGTAATTCCTGAAAGTGAAACTGTATTGCAGGCCTCAAACCAGGGCATGCCAGTGATTCACGCAGAGGAAAATGACGCTGCACTGGCCTACCAAGACTGCATTTCACGCTTTTTGGGTGAAACCAAACCCTTGCGATTCGTAGACTATGAAAAGCCAAGCCTGCTGAAGCGCTTGTTTGGAGGTTAA